The Panthera tigris isolate Pti1 chromosome A1, P.tigris_Pti1_mat1.1, whole genome shotgun sequence region cctctgcccttcccccctccccgccgccccccctcccccgcgctgACTCACCAGCTCtcgaaggaaaaaagggagaaagggatgaaagagagaggcagagagagagagagagagagaggaaaaaagaaagaaagaaaagagaagagaaaagaaaaggctttcaCTTATTCGGGGGCCACACAGCTAGTGACTACTGACAGGAAAGAATTCGGGTCTCCTAACTCGCGATAATGCTTATTAAATCCCCTGAAGTTCTGTTTGTAGAGCCCCCACTGGACCCTGGGGGACGCTGAGGTTTCCGTGATACCGGTGGAGAGGGTTCCCGGCTTACCTCAGATTGGAGCCAGAGATTCACcttcaggaaaaacaaaggtGGGGAGTCAGTCACAAGCGAAGACTTGAGCAGAATTAAAGGAAATCTGACGAAAGGAGTCAATTAACCAGACTACGATTCCGCTTCTAGACTGGATAGGCCGAGAGGATCGAAGTTACAGCCACAGTGCAAGAATATCAACAGTCACAGGGCCTGGCTATTCAAACCTTCCGCCTCCCCAGTAAACCTATCCCATTCACCTCAAGACTGCGTCAGCCAATCTGCGCCCGCGCGCGCCCAGACTCTTTTGGCCAATCGTTTGGCTCTACATCACTAGGCGTGACCTTGCTTTGGAAGGAACACAATTTGCCCCGCCCCTCAGCCAGAGCAGGATGCCGATTGGTCAGGGTTCAGTAAACCGCTAGGTAAGCCCCGCCCCCCCGGGTGCCTGGCACACCATTGGCTCTCCCTCTGGCCAATCTCCACACTCTTCCTGAGCACTCTATTCCCTTAGCCCCTCCAACCCCGGGAGATTTAAACTGGACTTCGGTAGCGAGTACTGCTCTTTAAGATAATACCTGGGGAGAGTTGTTTGGGTGACAGGgtgttttaaacttttctttccccttgctTCTTTCTTGTGTCGTTACTTGGGCCTTTTCATCTTCGTTTTTCTTGCCTTCCATTGGAGATGGAGCATTTGCCACCGGTATGGCAGATGTTGAGGCGAGACAGGTGTGTGTATTTATGCTGCATTTATGTATTGACCCCTTCCAATAGCTTTCATTGTTTCGAGTTCCTTTTAGAGCTCAGCATCTCTGAGACTCTAGGTTATGCAGGATAAAGGAAATTCCTTTTCAGGGAAAACAGGGGAATTAAATCATCTCTTGGTATAATCCTTATCACAGTCCAAAGGATCCCAAGCTTTGGCCGTTTATGGAAATTTGAACATTGATAGGTGATACTAAGAATTTATTCTTAATGTTGGGGATTTGAATAATCCTGCGGGAGTGGTGGTGGGTATAgatggtgggtggtgggtatagACGAAACAAGATTTGCCATGAGTATTAAGCAATGGGTAACTGGGGGTACATTATATCACTACTGTCAAAGTTTAATcatctggggatcttgttaaaatgcaggttctgattcagtaggtctgggttggggtccaagattctgcatttctaacaagctcccagctGATGCTGATGCAGCTTGTCCTGAGACCATACTTTGAGTAGCAAAACATTATGGCATGCTCTtctctatttttgaaattttctacacacacaaaaaaatgttcaaaataactTGGAAGCTCTTTGAATGCAGGCTCTTTAAAATGATGAATCAATAAGTAGAGAGTGGGGCCTAGGAATTATCAAGGCGCTACTCATGCTGATGGTTTGCAAATCACATTCTGAGAAACAAATCAGCAATGCAACAGTTCAGCCACAAACACAACCTTTATCCGGTGTCCACATCTTGGTGGTGGTAGTTGCTAAGAAGTACAGCATAGTCAGCTGGGTTTTATCCTAATACCCTTTTCATATGGAGAATCTGCTTCCCCAGAAAGGAGGTATGTGAAGAGTCTTTGTTCTCTGGGATTGAGATGGTGAGTGTgggagtcagcacagagccctgccaTGCTAGGTGAGTTTGAAAAACAGACTAGGGGTTAAGGGAGTGTGTGTGGGATGAGTTGGTTTTTAGTTTGAAAACCATAATCACACTTCATGGGACCATTGTATACTTCCCCTGCAGGTGGGAGGTAGAGACAGATGAAGTTGTTCTACAGCGGCGGCAAAAACAGATAGATTATGGCAAGCGCACACCTGGTTACCAGTGTTTCCTGCAGCAGGTCCCCAAGTGAGTGCAGTCGTGCGGGGTCACAACAAGCATGTCAGCTAAGTGGCTTTGGTTCAATGTAGGGTGATGGAAAGATATTAGAATATGAATGTTCTCACAAAGTCTCATCATTACTAAAACTAAGTCTCCTGAAATGTAGCCCCCTAAATAaattttcaagactttttttttttttcaaatggaacaAATCCTACTTGGCCCATGAGACTTTCAAAAGCTCAATCCATGTTTGctaatgaagtttttctttccaaCCATTTTTACCTCATACCGCCAGCTGACTTCACTAATTACAACATACTTGCCTAATTACATGTAAGTTTCCATGCATACATGCAAACTAAATGTATAAAGAGGTAGTATGTATTTCAAAGGGATGTCAGATACTGTCTTTTATATCTATCTTGACTTCTGAGGGAGTTGGAATATCTAAATTACCCTTGCCAGAAGAATATTAGGAATTTAGGAAGTTTGGTGCTTAATCCCaactgaagatttattttttctattgaattgCAGGCATTGATCCTACCTGACTCTTAAGAAACCCCTAATGAGTCTCCTGATTCACTGTGATAAACTGAcctgtgccccttccccctgACCTGAGTCTGACACATATCTGTCATTGCCAGGGCAAAGCGACAGCCAGGACTTCACCCTCAAACACCAAATAAGAACAGGAGGTACAGCCGTCGCTCGTGGGATGCCCAAATCAGGCAGTGGAGAAGAGCTCTACATTCTTGGGACCCCCCCAGCCAGCCTCTGCAGGGCAGGGAGGCTGAGGGGTGAGTGCATTATTCTTGGTTTCTTGTTTGAGTGGTGGACTGAGCCCCACCTCTCCTTACTTTGCAGGGGTTTAGCTTTTAATGGCTGAAAAGGGAGAGTCTGAATGAGGTGCATGTTCCTCTGACTCTGCTGCATTCCTAGGCAGGGGATGGAGCATCTCTTAGAGCCAATGGGTTCCACCCCTTTGGATGACCTTTTGGATGACTGGTTCCAGGCCCTGGAACCCTCACCGAATCTGGATGGAGACCAGAAGGGAGCCCAGGTAGTCTTCTATCCACCTATCTTCTACCTGTCTTCTAAATCCCACTGGTGCACTGTTAGAGATGGAGTCTGGCCTATGAGGTGACAATTAGCATGGGGTTCAAGGTAGTAGtccaagaatgaaagaaggaaaatggggcAGCAAGAAAAAATAGGACATGAATAAAAAACTCTGAGAACTAAAGGTGGCAAAAGGAGATTTAATTATAGTTAGTAATGGCAGGGAAGTTGGGCTGCACTGGGGGCTATCTTATACTTGATGAAAGGGGTATAATCTTCCTTGGAATTGAGGCCTGAAACCTGACATGGAGGAtttgggtgtttgtttttttcaagtgtctcattttataaatgttttgcaCATGAGCCAATGCTAACTTCTTATTCTCAACCATTGAACTTTATTAAAGCATTGTTAATAATAAAAGGAggataataacaaaattataaaaggataataaataataaaaaaaggaggaTCATCAAGTGGTGAAGACCAAGGACTTTAAAGCATCAAGGACTGGTCTGTAATATTACCTTTGCCTACCAGATGGGCagtcacttaatctctccaaCCATTTCATCTGTCAAATAGAGACATTTGCTCATTTCATGATTCTAAGCAAAAAtgagaatacttttttaaagtatgtagcACGGTGTCTGGTACATAATAAGTGCTCCACAACAGTAATTACTGGAAACCATGTCTCCTATACTTCATGGCCTTGTTCCCTCTTTTGCCAAGGGGAAATGTGCAGGGCAAGGGAATATGCAGTGCATCTATCTTCCCTCCACCCCTATTTTCTTGATAAATCTCACTTTCTCTTCACTCTTCTTTTTCAGTTTGCAGACTTGGTGGCTCCTGCCTACTCCCTTCCCTGGCTCTGTGAGGAAGATCCCCACCACTGGTGCTACTTTGTAGCTGATCAGTTACATATCTGTCCTAGACTTGAGTGGGGcaccaaatatttacagaaaacagaCGTCTTTCAAGGGACTTGTTGCTAGGTTGTAATAGTGTAATAGTTGGAATAGTGAAGATTATTTGCATTACTGCTACTTCCCAAtcgattaaaaaagaaatctaaaactgCTGTACAAAAAGATGGCAACACGAAGGCATTGTTTaaagcctctttttctttttgcctttctttctaaACCTTTTTTGATAGCTGAGACTCAAATTTACATGAAAGTCAGGAAGCATTTAGCTGTTCCTCAGCCTCTTCCCTACTAACGTCTACATGCAGTCTTTTCGAAAAAAGACTTAAACTTTGGCTGAGGTGGgaggtggtggtagtggtggagaTTTAATAAAAAGGGTGGTATCCTGTTCCTAAAGAGGAAATATACTGACATGAACATCTTTTCTCCAGCTGcctgtttcctccctccctgtcttaaGTGGTCCAGCTGTAACCACCAtactcctccttccctcccccccaacccacccccgcAAGCAACTGAACCGCCTATGATGTCATAATCACAACCCCATTACCTCATCCtgctcgggggtgggggtgcgtaGAGGAAGGAAGAGTAGTGGACAGCCCTGGGCCCTCCGCAGCTTCACAAAGTGTTTTGGGTGAGGGCTAATTACAAAACCAATTTGGAACGGCCGCGCAACCGTTGCAAGTCCTGGGTTTATAAGGTTCGAGGCGATCCGGCAGCttgaagaggggctcctgggacTCGGAGCAGGCCCTAATCGACTcttggactacatttcccagaagccTTCACGCCGCGGACGGGTCCTCTGCTGGCGGAAGGGGGATTCCTTCTCCGAAGCAGCCCTAGAGGGCGGGACAGGAGAGCAGGTAAGAGGAACTTCGGCTAATTCTGTTACGCGGCTCAAATCGAGTAGAGGGCTGTACTTATGCCAGTGTTGGAATGGAGGGTGAGGGGGATGGCTTTGTTTACCTTCGTCCAACACGGCCTCCCCCGCGGGTTTCGAGATGTGCCGCCAACTGGGTCCGTCCACCTTCTGCGGTATTTTGGAGGGGGTGACTCGATGGTGAGGAAATCACCTTCATCCCTAAATCAAAGAACCTGTCTCATTCCCGACAGTACTTTCCAAAATAGACTTTGGGAGAGAAACGGCGCAAGGCTCGAGCCTCCGCGGGCGGTTCAGGAGGATTCCGCGAACCAGAGCGATCTCCCTACTCTCCTTAGGGGCCCTTTGGTTCGCGCCGGCGCCTTTTAAGGGCACCGTGGGGCGAACGGAGCGCTCAGAGCTGCTCCGGCCGCGGCCCTGGGAGCTGGAGGAGCCGCGGTAGGTGGCGAGGGCAGGTGGCGCTGGGCCCTCGGGGCGGGCACCTCGgccgtccctccctccttccccctttcccttcccccagcccggCCGCGAGCGCCGCACGGCCTCTCTGGACGCCTCCGCGGGGAGAGCACGGGAcccggtgggggaggggttggcgGAGTGCTAAGTCCCAGACCCTCTTCATCCCTAGCGTCCTGAGTTCGCTTCCCGCGGCCAGGTGATGGAAGCTGATATGGGAGGAGGCGAACGACAGCCCCCCTGAGCGAGCCCTTGTGCCCCCCTAGGGGCCAGCGGACGCCCCATGCCCCACCCCGCAGGGACAGGCAGGGCAACCGAGGGAGAGGTTGAAGACTGGAGGGGGGCCTAGCCTTTTGCTTCTTcatcggggtggggggaggggtgctcccCACTTGTCACCCCTATCCCCGCCAGAGCCATATGGAAGAAGGAACAGTCAGATCCTCACTTAAATGTTCATgcacctccctgccttcctcatgTTTTTCTTCAGTCTCCCCCAGAGGTGTGGGCCtgggacctgggggtggggtgggggggaaggtcCCCATGGGATTTGTGACTCTCTTACCCCTTGGCCTGACTAGATCCTAGGTTCTTCAGTTTTCATCACAACCTCAGCATCCCTGAAACCCGAATGTCAGGGGTTACTGCCATCCAATAAGAGATGGGATGGGGGTCCAGTCTTTATGTTAGGGGGCTGATGGTGGAAGGAAAGCCTGGATTGAGAGTTGGGCCTGGTGGGGTCGTGGGGAGGGCCTAGCGGCCTGCTGCTCTGTGAAGGGCTGAGCCCTGTGCCAGTTGTTAAGCTGAGAAGTTTTAACTTGTTTAGTGAAGGTTCAGGGCTGTCTTTGCCcctcagataaacaaaatggaaggggaaggaaggcgGCAAGAGAGGGTTTCTTACACTTTTTTCTATGCCTGCCTGAGAAAGAGGAGGCCCCTCGCGGAGCTGGTTTGCCTTCTTTTGTGTCCTGGTTTGATTCCTTATGGCTTCCGTTCTGTTCCCCCTCTCAGGCTGGCCTGTTTTAGGAAACTCAGGCTGAGAGTATCAGTTGCGTGGTGGTAGTTGCATTGTTCCAATTACCGCCGTGTGTGGCCACATCCCAAcaattaaaatgcagaaa contains the following coding sequences:
- the LOC102968449 gene encoding LOW QUALITY PROTEIN: oocyte-specific histone RNA stem-loop-binding protein 2-like (The sequence of the model RefSeq protein was modified relative to this genomic sequence to represent the inferred CDS: inserted 2 bases in 1 codon) — encoded protein: MADVEARQVKEVCEESLFSGIEMVSVGVSTEPCHARWEVETDEVVLQRRQKQIDYGKRTPGYQCFLQQVPKAKRQPGLHPQTPNKNRRYSRRSWDAQIRQWRRALHSWDPPSQPLQGREAEGQGMEHLLEPMGSTPLDDLLDDWFQALEPSPNLDGDQKGAQFADLVAPAYSLPWLCEEDPHHWCYFVADXSYISVLDLSGAPNIYRKQTSFKGLVARL